The SAR324 cluster bacterium genomic interval AACGTGGTGGAAAACAACTCTGGGTTTTACCGCTGGTGTTTCTTTCAGGAATGACAACCGGACTGCTTTCAGGAATTCAGGGATGGCAGATACCAATGGTTGAAACCGGTGTTGCCGCTTCAGTGTTCATTCTGGGAGTGCTCATTTCTGCACGCTCCCGTTTGCCTCAATGGACTGCTATGACTCTGACCGTGGCTTTCGGTTTTTTTCATGGGCAGGCTCATGGAAGTGAAATTCAACCGGATTCACAAATGCTTATGTGGTCTCTGGGCGCGATTATTTCTGCGGCGCTTCTGCATGGAACGGGAATGGGAACGGGTTACTTTCTGAAGCAATCCCTGCTACGGAAATATACCACTGCGCTGGGTGGAATGACTGCTTTTGCCGGCTTGACCTTGATCGCGTCCACCGTTGCCTGAATCTGTTTCTTGAAAGGAATCCAATGCATTTAACCACTCGGGAAATGGATAAACTGATGATCTTTATGGCCGGTGAACTTGCACGCAAACGCAAGGCTCGTGGACTCAAACTCAATTATCCTGAAGCCGTCGCCCTGATCACTTCGGAATTGCTGGAGGAAATCCGCAATGGCAAAACTGTCGCTGAAATCATGAGTCTGGGCAAAACTGTTTTAGCACGGGATGATGTGATGGAAGGCGTGCCGGAAATGATTCATGAGATTCAGGTGGAAGGCACTTTTCCAGACGGCACCAAGCTGGTCACGGTCCATCATCCGGTGGTGTAAATGAAGACAACGGAATATTTTAACTATACCCGGACAAAATCTGATAGAGTTAGTATTAAGGAAGAGTGGATCGAATTGGTGATTCAACATCCCTACAGAACAGAAGTACAATCCGATGGCAGAATAAGAAAATGGGGGAAAATTGAGCAAGAAAACAAGTATCTGCGTGTCATTCTGTTAGAAGATGGGGAAACTGTTCATAATGCTTTTTTCGATCGTTCATTCAAAGAAAGGTAAAATATGAAAGTTAAATACTTTGCTGATACAGACACGGCATTGATTGAGTTTGTCCAAAAAACAGTGTTTGAGACAAAAGAAATCAGTGAAAATGTTTATGTAGATCTGGATCAAGATGGAAATTTAATAACCATGACAATTGAACATGCAAAAACTAATGCAGGGTTATGGGAATTTTCATACCAGGAGATACAAGAATCCAAAGGTTATGCTGAACAGGTCGCGTGAGACAACGCTGGTATCAGAGCTATTCATGACATCCTGTAATATTTAAACTTCAACATCTACAGATTGAGAGCAAGGAACTCCATGATTCCAGGTGAATATCAGTTAAAACAAGAACCCCTTGAGGCCAATGTGGATCGTCCGGTGCTGACTCTCGAAGTCAGCAACACCGGAGACCGGCCTGTACAGATTGGCTCTCACTTCCATTTTTTTGAGGTCAACCGCTGGTTGCAATTTGATCGGGAACAGGCTTATGGAATGCGTCTGAATATTCCCGCAGGAACCGCCGTGCGTTTTGAACCCGGAGATTCCAGAGAAGTAGAACTCGTCGCGTTGGGCGGCACACGGCAGATTTGGGGACTGAACGGCCTCATCAACGGCAGTCTGGATGATCCTCAGCTTCGTGAAACTGCCATGGACGCCATAAAGTCATTTGTTGCGAAAGGAAACTCATGAAAATCGATCGGCATGTGTATGCGGACCATTTTGGCCCGACGGTTGGAGACAAGGTAAGACTCGCTGATACTGATTTGTGGCTGGAAGTGGAACAGGACCACACCGTGTATGGCGACGAATGCAAATTCGGCGGCGGAAAAGTGCTTCGGGATGGAATGGGACAATCGTCTTCCGTGACCAGAAATCAGGGGGCTCCGGATATGGTCATTACCAATGCGCTGATTGTGGATTACACCGGAATTTATAAAGCGGATGTGGCGATTCGGGATGGCTTGATTTCCGGCATTGGCAAAGCTGGCAACTCTGGCATCATGCAAGGGGTTACCCAAGGCATGGAAATTGGGGCCTCTACTGAAATCATGGCAGGAGAAGGCCTGATTCTCACAGCCGGAGCGATTGACGCGCATGTGCATTTCATTTCACCCAATCAATTCCCTGAAGCGTTTTATTCCGGCATCACCACCCTGATTGGCGGCGGCACTGGCCCTGCGACCGGTACCAATGCCACGACCTGCACGCCCGGTGCGTGGAACATCCGCAAAATGTATGAAGCGGTGGAATCCTTTCCCATGAACTTCGGGTTTATGGGGAAGGGCAATTCGTCACTGCCGGATTCTTTGCGGGAGCAGGTCAAGGCTGGAGCGCTCGGACTCAAGCTCCATGAAGACTGGGGCACAACTCCGGCCGCGATTGATCAATGCCTGAGTGTGGCTGATGAGTTTGATGTTCAGGTGGCCATCCACACCGACACGCTGAATGAAGCAGGTTTTGTGGAAGACACCATTGCGGCGTTCAAGGGACGCACCATCCACACCTACCACACCGAAGGCGCCGGCGGCGGT includes:
- a CDS encoding HupE/UreJ family protein, which gives rise to MKFFSNTKLKTLLATLAFTSASGIALAHTNMLEHGGLLEGSLHPFTGMDHLLAMLVLGLWAVQRGGKQLWVLPLVFLSGMTTGLLSGIQGWQIPMVETGVAASVFILGVLISARSRLPQWTAMTLTVAFGFFHGQAHGSEIQPDSQMLMWSLGAIISAALLHGTGMGTGYFLKQSLLRKYTTALGGMTAFAGLTLIASTVA
- the ureA gene encoding urease subunit gamma; amino-acid sequence: MHLTTREMDKLMIFMAGELARKRKARGLKLNYPEAVALITSELLEEIRNGKTVAEIMSLGKTVLARDDVMEGVPEMIHEIQVEGTFPDGTKLVTVHHPVV
- a CDS encoding DUF2283 domain-containing protein, which encodes MKVKYFADTDTALIEFVQKTVFETKEISENVYVDLDQDGNLITMTIEHAKTNAGLWEFSYQEIQESKGYAEQVA
- a CDS encoding urease subunit beta yields the protein MIPGEYQLKQEPLEANVDRPVLTLEVSNTGDRPVQIGSHFHFFEVNRWLQFDREQAYGMRLNIPAGTAVRFEPGDSREVELVALGGTRQIWGLNGLINGSLDDPQLRETAMDAIKSFVAKGNS